From the genome of Medicago truncatula cultivar Jemalong A17 chromosome 2, MtrunA17r5.0-ANR, whole genome shotgun sequence:
aatcgAATATGATTGTTAAATTTAACAAACAAACCTGATAAAGTTCAAGATTTTGAAGCTTAGGGCAATGATGGAGCACTTGAACAACTATATCCCAATCATAGTTGAGCAATAACCAAGTCAAATTGTTGAACGTAGGAAAGTCATAAGGGTGATAAAcctaaattatacaaaaaaaaagacagtATTATAAACTATCTAACATTGTGTTCTTTCTCATTCAATTCTATGATAAAACATACCTCGTATAGTTGTATGTGTAAAAATTCCAAATTTGAAAGTGATTTCACCGGAAAATAGCATTCACAGTCGGTAATATCTGCTCTGTTCAACTTTCTTAGCATTGAGCTGTTTTCAAAGTCATCAAAAGAATGATGAGTGTAACATATGAAGAAGTTTATGTTAGATAGTTGAAGGTCTTCAAGAACTGGACATCCATCTACAAGCATCCATCTGAAGAACTGTACGTTAGATAGTTGATCAAAGTAAATGTCTTTCAAGTGTAGGGTTTTGAGCGAGGGAAAGTTTGAAATAGAATCAAAAGTCTTAGACGACACCCGATGGAGTTTGAGAACAACAAGGGTTGTAAGGTCACTTATAGGCAATTTAGGGATTGGCGCGTCAGCAAAGAAGTATTCAATGTGGAGGATGAAAGTGTTGATGGAATAATTGCCGGCTGCTTCTCGTGAGTGCAAGACGGAGCAGACAAATTTGTGGAAGCATAAAACGGATTCTTGGCCTTCCAATTTCCTTTCGGTGAAGTTGAGAACGGGAGCGTAACACCAAAGATGAATCCATCGCTTTGAAAGAATGGATGTGGCTACCGCTTTTTTGGTGGGAACAAAAGAGAGAACGTGAATCAATGTATCATCCGGTAAACTTCCGATCCTATCTACAGCCGCCGTTGAACATTCCTGCTTAGACATTCTATTACGGCACAGTATTCTTCACAATAGCagggttttattttattacgatGACAGAAAGGTTTGAAAGCAATGGATTTTAGTCACAAGTCTGTTTATATAGCCAAGGGTGTTGGCGGTTGGGTTGAATAGAATTTAACCAAATCCAATATCCAAAACACACGtccattgatattttttattttgttaatatatgtttatcaTGTAATATTACCGATTTCTGGTTTACCCACActacaaaaatttgttttgattccaaccctaaaatttgttaatttgttttgacCGTACAAAAACAAGGCATTAGTTGAACTTCGCGTCTGTCTTGTACATGGAAATGGAATGAGTGGTATTAATATATgagtggtgatacatgtacaTCCCCATGTGGAAATACACCTcttacacccacacaaaatcCTGACATG
Proteins encoded in this window:
- the LOC11419777 gene encoding FBD-associated F-box protein At4g10400, producing the protein MSKQECSTAAVDRIGSLPDDTLIHVLSFVPTKKAVATSILSKRWIHLWCYAPVLNFTERKLEGQESVLCFHKFVCSVLHSREAAGNYSINTFILHIEYFFADAPIPKLPISDLTTLVVLKLHRVSSKTFDSISNFPSLKTLHLKDIYFDQLSNVQFFRWMLVDGCPVLEDLQLSNINFFICYTHHSFDDFENSSMLRKLNRADITDCECYFPVKSLSNLEFLHIQLYEVYHPYDFPTFNNLTWLLLNYDWDIVVQVLHHCPKLQNLELYQVRDDDDWVYESELIKKYYQEKENWANPEFVPSCLTSNLTTCTMWDFAYAGQQRNHIMLARFILENARVLETMSMWCYTKGSKVELERVLSSCHRASSACQLSMYCL